The sequence TGAGGGGGGCGCGGCGTGGCTGGGGGCGTGCGGGCGGGAGCCAGCCGCTGGTCGGCTCCGGGAGGGCGTGGGGGCGCGCGCGCAGGTTTGGGGGGCCCGAGTAgcgaggcggaggcggaggcggggctGCCGGACTCCCAGCGCCTTCTTCCTGCTCCGGCCCCTGCGCTTCGGCCGCTGACCCGCCGTGTCTCCTCAGGCCGCCGACTCGAAGCGCGAGCAGTTCCGGAGGTACTTGGAGAAGTCGGGGGTGCTGGACACGCTGACCAAGGGTGAGCATGCGCCGGGAGGGGGCTCCTCGTGTCCACGTCGTGCTCCTCGGCGCTGCGCCCCTGCCGGGCcgaggcgcggggcgggggcgggggcgggaggggcagcaggtgggGCCTGCCAGGTGGGCCCTGCCAGGTGGGCCCGGGGCTCGGCGGGGACGCCGCCCGCGCCGGGCTGCCGCGCTCTCCGGGCGGGGAGTGGAACTCTTGCAGCTGTTGCAAAGTCCCTCCAACTTCCGTTGCTTTGCCTCCAGCGGCCGCAGAAGGCATGTTTGCTAAAGACCCTGAGATCCCAATCCCTCCCTCCTGACACTTTTTGCGGAGTCAAAATTAGGTAAAGCAGCATGTTTCCCCCCGGACAAAGGGCAAGGGGGAAAATGACCGGATTTCCAAAGTTGGCGGATAAAAATAACCAAGTGAACCGAATCCCCCAAATAGGCGATTAAGAATCAGTTTGACTGTGGTTTTACAGCCCCGCTTTCGTAGGCGATGCCAGTTCCTGCCCTGTGCAGATTTCCGAAGTAGAATTAGAGTTTAAAGAGCTTGAGGGCACATGAAAATGGTTATATTGTTTACACTTAAGATGGAAGCTGTGACACTGTATCTCtttctggggaggggggggtgtctgtgtgtgcgtgtgttcgAGACCTGAGATGAGGAAGGAGCTTGAAACTGCAGCGTTCCAGGAGACAGTTGGGCTACTGCTTATTAGCTCAGCAATAATGTGAATGCCTGCTATGTATCGTTCAACTCACTGGCTAGAACTTTCAAGGGTATAGAACAGAAAAGCTGTCCAGGATGATGACTGGGTCCACACGAGAAGCGTCTGGGAGATGATTTGGTAACTGCTCTTTGGCCAGAAGCAAAGCCTATTAGGAGAAAATTCTGGGAGAGTAACAACTGGACCTTAGCACAAAGCAGGGCTTTTAATTCCCATACCTGGGCTGATAATTTTGAATTGCTACCTACCTTAGGTTTGGGTACTAGTTTCCTTCTATCtgcaattaaattaaatacaattaaattaatACAATTAAATTTCAGCAAACATTACAGGAGTACTCTATGAAAGTGCTGTGCTCTGTCCTCTCTTGAAATGTCACAGAAACTTGGAATTTCAATACcgaccccccaacccccaaccttAAAAAAACTCCAtgagttcttttctttcatttattaaaccGTTTTATTCAGGTctctgttctaggcactggggatacatcagtggggaaagaaaaaagaaagaccctGCTCCAAATAAGCTTCTTCTAGTTGGTGGAGACAGATAAATAAGTAGTGCCAGCCAGTGGGAATTGTTATGAATGAAAATACAGCAAAGGGGGATAAAGAGCAAGAGGTGGTGGGGGAAGGTTTCTTTTAAGTAACATTTGAGCAGAGATCTGAATGAAATGTGATGTCAAGAGTTCCAGGAAGTGCAAGGAGGCCAGGGTGACTGCATGAAATTAAAGACAGAAAGTTAGAAGGCAGAGAAGTGACCTTGGCAGGGGGTAACAGCCTTGTGGCCATACATGGATCTTCCCTCATGAGATTGGAAACCACTGAAGGCTTCTTTTCTCTTGGTCACATCTATTGGCATCTAACTCCTCCACCTCTGTAGACTTCCAGTCTCCTCAATATCAGATAACATAGTGTCTACTGATGTGAcctatttaaaatttgatttttcagcTCCAAACGTGGGTACTTTCCACaaatttaatttatgattttaataaagCTTATTTCTAAGAGGATCTGAAACTGCTTCTAACATTAAAACACTATAAGGATggctaaagataaagagaagtcATTTGGAAAAAGGCATTTGAGTTGAGTACCATACTAACCTCTAAAAAATCCCACCTCTAAGGCAAAAAGGGAAACACCAGCTATCAAGTTCTTGTCTGATTAAAAGGAAGTATATTTCATCTATAGAAAAGCACAGGAAGCTTGACATTTACATTGTGTTCTGTAACTATCAACCTCATGGTAGCACTGACAGAAATTTAGAAGCTGAAAGAAATGGGGTGCGGAAGAGGTAGAAAGGCTTAGAGTTATTCATGTCTTATAGAGTTAGTTGGCAGAGATTAGTAGAAATTAGTGGAAGAAGAAACAGGCTTGAGTatgtaatttaaagaaaaacatattgaAGGGAGAGGGGGCTGGTGATGTAAACATACCAGATTCTTAAAAAACCAGGTTGTAATACATTTAGAAGAGTAACTATCAGAACTCAGTCCAGGTTGTTAAAAGTCATTGATTGTCATTTGACTTTTTCATACTGTGTATTATTTTGATgaattattaaaactaaaaaaataaaaaaggaaacgtGTAAGTTTTACAGCAGTTCTTGGAGTCTAGAGAtgcacatttttttgtgtgtgtagttAAATTTTTGGCTTTTGTCATTTTTCAAAGGGTTCCATGCACAAAAAATTTAACCACTGGTTTAGAGAGATTTTTGTCTGAGTAGTAAATCCTAGGAGGAATTTGTTCAATAGAAGATGAGAAAGGTAGTGCTGACATAAGCTTTTGGGTACAAACTAAAACATCTATTTTAATGTTGATCTGAGCATGTCGATTACTGGTAAAGTTTTTGGTTGGTGGTTATTTAGCATATTGTATATGAAACTATTCTTGAAGCACACTTTGAATTCAAAGCTTCTTCCAGTAATTACCATAAGCCCTGTTGATTCTCcaaaatttttctcaaattaatcTACTTTGTTTTCACCCCTCCATCACGCTAGCGCAGGTTACTATCTTTTTCAGCTGGATTAGGACACCTGCCTCTTAACTGCTCTTCCTGCCTTCATCCTTGTCCCACTCTGGATCTTTCACACAGCAGTCAAGAGCGATCCTGTCACTGTCCTGCTTAAACTGTTTAATTATATGCCTCCTGTTTTGAGCATCAAAGTCCAACCAAACTTGCCGGATCCTCCGTGGTCTGCCTCCTGACCACCTTGCCAGCTTCCTTCCCTGCCACATAGTTCATAGCTCCATCTAGCCATATTTGAATTTTCAGTTCCTCAATATGTTGTTCTcttgtcctccccaccccctcaccttcCCATTTTATCTGAAACCCTCAGAGCCAAGTCTCACATCTTATTTCCCTTCATTGGGGAGCCTTCCCTGGTGCTTTGGGCTGAGTTAGGTGTTCTTCCAATGTGCTCCCATAATCCATCATCCTGTATTGCCGCTTGATGCTCTTTTTTTTGTCTAGTTCCTTGCTTTTGCACTAGACTGTAAATTTGTTGAGAGCAGGGACCTTATCTGCCTTGTTTACCATggtatggcagccctagcaatgTGCTTGGCATATAATGGGcacttaatatttactgagctatGGAATATAATTTCAGTCAAATTTAAGACTTTAATTGttgcttttttctgctttttgattTGCAGTATTGGTAGCCTTATATGAAGAACCAGAGAAACCTAATAGTGCTTTGGAGTATCCTTTTCATCTTTCAAGTCAGAAAAAGGACTTATTTTTGGAACTcttattttttcacataaataatatttgaaatatttttgatgaTTGAAAAAGTTACTTCAAGTTTTGTGGTGATGATCTCTGGGTAAATGGTGGTGGTAAGATGGGGTGACTGTGATCAGAGATATTGATACTACTCTGAGATATTTCATTAGTTTCATTCAGCTCAAGTAAATTCTTAACTTTGATATTAGTTTCTTAAAGCATCACTTAGGAGCTGCTACcccagaaaatccagaaatagagcTGCTTCGCCTAGAATtggcagaaatgaaagaaaaatatgaagctattgtagaagaaaataaaaaactgaaaacaaaggtaaatgttttaaaagaattcatgttaaaaataatttcatctttaatGATTATAAGATCAAAGCCTCACTAAAACGGAtagcagggaagggagggggattAATAATCTCAATTAACTGCAAGGCTGAACTGATGCCCTATCTAGAAAACCACAGACAGATAGTAAATAGGACAAGCTACGTGTGGTCAAGAAGAGGTTCTTAGGAACCCACATCAAGAAAAAgatgagagggatgcctgggtggctcattcggtcttgactcttgatcttagctcaggtcttgatcttagtaGGGGgtgtgaggtcaagccctgcactaggctccatgcagagcatggtgcctacttaaaaaaagatgagagtaCTGGTTAATGCTGCTTATGAGTAAATGGAGGTTTCTGGGAGTCATGAACAGTTGATTTAAGTAGGTCAATGTAGGGTCATTGCTTTGTGAATAGCACCTCTTAGAGTTGTGCAGTACATAATCTGCACAGTTGTATGTGCTGGCCTATCTTTATAAATTTGTTTGCACCTGATTTTGTCTATTTGCtaaagttttttctttgttgaaactCCTGTGAGAATTTTCATAAACTTCAAATTAGTCAACTCCAAGTCTTTGAGGTTTTTCCACATTTGAATCACATAACGCATTTTATATTAGGCATTTCTCATAATGTGATTTATCTTCTCAACAACCTTGCGAGATAAGTGAAACAGGTACACAGACCATCTTATATTTAGGAACTGAAAGCACCTTGAAGTCTAATTATCTTCTCAAATCTGACAGCTAATTGGAACAACCTAAATCTTAGCCTAGTGTTCTTTCAGGGAACCACAGCTTAGCATAACAGAAAATGCAGCATCTTAAATTATCCAGGATTCCACAACACAAATACCAGTTAACTTTTTGGCACTTTTTAAGTCAAAGACATGAGCTGCTCTTCATTGACTGGCTAGattattctttttcctgctttttaagaGAAAGTTCAGTCAACGTTTGGTAAAGAGAAAGATTAAGTACCTTGCCAGAAGCCACAACATCTTTGGGAAGATACAGATTATTGCATATCAAGTATTTGAGTAGTGTAGTCTCGAATTGGAATTCAGTTTTGGTTTCCCAGTAATTTTAAAGGCTTATATGAAAAGAGTTTTCATTAGACTTGATTATATTAAATCTTAAATTGTATTAATCTTAAATGGTTTAAAAAGGGATATGATATTCATATAATAAGTTACTGATTCAGTAATTAAACTGGACATAATAGTTAACTACTCGTTTTGTtactattaagtttttttttttttacccaactTAGAATAAAATTCACCTAAACTCCTCTGTCTTTGCCCTATAGCTTGCTCAGTATGAACCACCTCAGGAGGAGAAGCGTGCTGAATAGGATTCTTCTCAGTTGAAAAGACACTGAAAAAATGGTTTTGTATGACTTGAATAGTTTGTATAGTATATAATCTTTTCTGAACAGATGCTCTAGAACTCTTTTAATATGTTGAATTCACCTATCACACTTTAACTGTTATAAACACATATACTTAGAATCACCAATAAAAACTCAATATAACTTTCTTTGGGTCTTAAAAGCAGGAGAATCCAAAGTgaatcctgaaaaaaaatctaaacacagCCATCTAATTCATTACCTTAAAGGACATTGTTTATTAGTCTGACTAGGAATGATGGTACTGGTTGTATGTAGGCCAAGAAGTTCAGCATGGAGCTGTTCCTTGGTTTAGTGCAGGATGTGAGCACAGGTACAGccattctttaaaatgaagaggaCACTGTTGTTTATATCCTCTGTA comes from Canis lupus baileyi chromosome 13, mCanLup2.hap1, whole genome shotgun sequence and encodes:
- the MYCBP gene encoding C-Myc-binding protein codes for the protein MSSAARSPPATVSGASYAAAAVTMAHYKAADSKREQFRRYLEKSGVLDTLTKVLVALYEEPEKPNSALDFLKHHLGAATPENPEIELLRLELAEMKEKYEAIVEENKKLKTKLAQYEPPQEEKRAE